The following are encoded together in the Oncorhynchus nerka isolate Pitt River linkage group LG25, Oner_Uvic_2.0, whole genome shotgun sequence genome:
- the LOC115109152 gene encoding kelch-like protein 26 isoform X2: MFTGGMRESNQETIELKGLSARGLKHIIDFAYSAEVTLDLDCIQDVLGAAVFLQMVPVVDLCEEFLKSAMSVETCLNIGQMATTFNLTSLKESVDTFTFRHFLQIAEEEDFLHIPMERLVFFLQSNKLKNCSEIDLFHAAIRWLQHDEARRAGVNEVLCHVRFPLMPSSELVDSVQTVDIMVEDVLCRQYLLEAFNYQILPFRQHKMQSPRTVIRSDVVSLITFGGTPYTDNDRTVSSKVFYLPDIAARQFKELTEMETGSSHACVSVLDNFVYVVGGQHLQYRSGEGAVDICFRYDPHLSKWLRIQPMQEGRIQFHLNALQGQLYATGGRNRSGSLSSVECYCPKKNEWTYVEPLKRRIWGHAGTPCGDKLYISGGYGVSVDDKKTLHCYDPTSDQWDFKSPMNEPRVLHAMISAKDRVYCLGGRMDHVDRCFDVLAVEYYIPENDQWTTVSPMRTGQSEAGCCLLDKKIYIVGGYNWHLNNVTSIVQVYNTETDEWERDLHFPESFAGIACTPIILPQTTTQR, encoded by the coding sequence ATGTTCACTGGAGGCATGAGGGAGTCAAACCAGGAAACCATTGAGCTGAAGGGCTTGTCTGCCCGCGGCCTGAAACACATAATTGACTTTGCCTACAGCGCAGAGGTCACGCTTGACCTGGACTGCATTCAAGACGTACTGGGAGCAGCAGTCTTTCTACAGATGGTCCCAGTCGTTGACCTCTGCGAAGAATTCCTCAAGTCGGCTATGAGCGTAGAGACTTGCCTGAACATCGGCCAGATGGCCACCACCTTCAACCTGACCTCCCTCAAGGAGTCTGTGGACACCTTCACCTTCCGCCACTTCCTGCAGATTGCCGAGGAGGAAGACTTCCTGCACATCCCCATGGAGCGCCTGGTCTTCTTCCTACAGAGCAACAAGCTGAAGAACTGCAGCGAGATCGACCTGTTCCACGCTGCCATCCGCTGGCTGCAGCACGATGAGGCCCGCCGAGCCGGTGTAAACGAGGTCCTCTGCCACGTGCGATTCCCCCTCATGCCCTCCTCGGAGCTGGTGGACAGCGTGCAGACGGTGGACATCATGGTGGAGGACGTGTTGTGCAGGCAGTACCTCCTGGAGGCCTTCAACTACCAGATCCTCCCATTCCGTCAGCACAAGATGCAGTCCCCGCGGACCGTGATCCGCTCTGACGTGGTTTCGCTAATTACCTTTGGCGGGACACCCTACACTGACAATGATCGCACTGTGAGCAGTAAGGTGTTCTATCTCCCAGACATTGCAGCGCGTCAGTTCAAGGAACTAACGGAGATGGAGACAGGATCCAGCCACGCCTGTGTATCAGTGCTGGACAACTTTGTGTACGTAGTTGGCGGGCAGCACCTGCAATACCGCAGCGGTGAAGGGGCAGTGGACATCTGCTTCCGTTACGACCCACACCTGAGCAAATGGCTGCGTATCCAGCCAATGCAGGAGGGGCGTATTCAGTTCCACCTCAACGCTCTTCAAGGACAACTCTACGCCACTGGGGGGCGCAACCGATCTGGAAGTCTGTCGTCCGTAGAGTGCTACTGCCCTAAGAAAAACGAGTGGACCTACGTGGAACCACTAAAACGCAGAATCTGGGGCCATGCAGGAACTCCCTGTGGCGACAAGCTCTACATCTCAGGGGGTTACGGTGTCTCAGTGGATGATAAGAAAACCCTGCACTGTTACGACCCCACGTCTGACCAATGGGATTTCAAATCGCCTATGAACGAGCCCAGAGTGCTTCATGCTATGATCAGTGCCAAAGACCGTGTTTACTGCCTTGGCGGTCGCATGGACCATGTGGATCGCTGCTTTGACGTCCTGGCAGTTGAGTATTATATTCCAGAGAATGACCAGTGGACCACTGTTAGCCCCATGCGAACAGGGCAATCTGAGGCAGGCTGCTGCTTGTTGGATAAAAAGATCTATATCGTTGGAGGGTACAATTGGCATCTAAATAATGTCACAAGCATTGTGCAAGTGTACAACACAGAGACTGATGAATGGGAGAGGGATTTGCACTTTCCTGAGTCTTTTGCAGGAATTGCGTGTACGCCGATCATACTTCCACAAACCACCACGCAACGGTAA